In the genome of Nitrospira japonica, one region contains:
- a CDS encoding RHS repeat-associated core domain-containing protein: MDLGGFERYRRYAGGHVVEEIETHHVTGDSRRFLLVDDVLRTDHPRLSTGAHYRYQLGNHLGSACLELNDDAEVISYEEYHPYGTSAYRATNNAVEAPMKRYRYTGMERDEESGLNYHSARYYAPWLGRWVSADPFSLIDGGNLIGYALDNPIGRTDTSGLASTGEVTEFDSDKLIKEFDALPNVSGDWIEAHKKFNETVQANLLEEPTPTTAREKSVDADIETEAHDRAVVNIVNAAIDTASALVRSKGIEVSEHDLLKIALQMVVYPYRTGHGLTENLILRDVDHFLTGRIQAWRDYVPRIPLVDIAPLGKGATNDPGIILLGNYAAMVYDDIKRVSFRTHPKPDEKHAKSSMDQDSKPASAPGGRFWAYFGGDLLTTRDHPSESAAPWKLKISYDDVKAARSTWSVMKTALEISYEVAKQKAAQTLQELIDAIENMGDPTGTLRFIGERMHD; this comes from the coding sequence GTGGATCTCGGCGGGTTCGAACGGTATCGCCGCTATGCGGGCGGTCACGTCGTCGAGGAGATCGAGACGCATCATGTCACGGGTGACTCGCGGAGGTTCTTGCTCGTGGATGATGTGCTCAGGACGGACCATCCGCGGCTGTCGACGGGCGCGCACTATCGCTACCAACTCGGCAATCATCTGGGATCCGCCTGTCTTGAGCTCAATGACGATGCCGAGGTCATTTCCTACGAGGAGTACCACCCCTACGGAACGAGCGCGTACCGGGCGACGAACAACGCGGTCGAAGCGCCGATGAAACGGTACCGGTATACGGGCATGGAACGGGACGAGGAAAGCGGACTCAATTATCACTCTGCGAGGTATTACGCCCCTTGGTTGGGACGATGGGTCAGCGCCGATCCCTTCAGCCTGATCGATGGAGGAAATCTCATCGGCTATGCGTTGGACAATCCCATCGGACGCACGGATACAAGCGGTCTCGCCAGCACGGGAGAAGTGACCGAATTCGATTCAGACAAGCTGATCAAAGAGTTCGACGCACTGCCGAATGTATCGGGCGATTGGATCGAGGCCCACAAGAAATTCAACGAGACAGTTCAAGCTAATTTGCTGGAAGAGCCCACGCCCACGACGGCACGGGAAAAGTCCGTTGACGCCGATATCGAAACCGAGGCGCATGATCGCGCCGTCGTCAACATCGTGAATGCCGCGATTGACACCGCGTCCGCGTTGGTCAGGTCCAAGGGAATCGAGGTGTCCGAGCATGATCTGCTCAAGATTGCTCTGCAGATGGTCGTCTACCCCTATCGGACGGGTCATGGCCTGACCGAGAATCTGATTTTGAGGGACGTCGATCACTTTCTGACCGGCAGAATTCAGGCTTGGCGAGATTATGTGCCCAGAATTCCTCTGGTCGATATTGCCCCACTTGGGAAGGGGGCCACGAACGATCCCGGAATCATCTTGCTCGGCAACTATGCGGCGATGGTCTATGACGACATCAAGCGTGTATCGTTTCGCACGCATCCCAAGCCGGATGAGAAACATGCCAAGAGTTCCATGGATCAAGACTCCAAGCCGGCCTCGGCGCCGGGCGGCCGGTTTTGGGCCTATTTCGGAGGAGACTTACTGACGACCCGCGACCATCCGAGCGAATCGGCCGCCCCCTGGAAATTGAAGATTTCGTATGACGACGTAAAGGCGGCGCGATCCACTTGGTCAGTCATGAAGACGGCGCTCGAAATCTCGTACGAGGTGGCAAAACAGAAAGCGGCCCAAACGCTACAAGAATTGATCGACGCGATCGAGAACATGGGGGATCCAACCGGCACGCTGCGGTTCATCGGAGAACGAATGCATGACTAG
- a CDS encoding SpvB/TcaC N-terminal domain-containing protein produces MPEATGTEDRGKEPRENSFQITPPAIALPKGGGAIHGMGEKFGVNPVTGTGSLTIPIYTSPGRAGFGPQLNLSYDSGSGNGPFGFGWSLSLPSVSRKTAKGLPRYDDAADSDVFILSGAEDLVPILVQQGAQWIPEVVPSRTIGTKTYHIRRYRPRIEGLFARIECWTNQQDDTDVSWRSISKDNLTTWYGKTPESRVFDPADPSHIFSWLICESHDDKGQAIVYSYKPDDSEGLLSGRAHEKNRTTAIRGTNRYLKRIKYGNRRSRLVEPDPDRSQWLFEVVFDYGEHDSDRPQSLNEPKKWECRQDPFSTYRAGFEVRTYRLCQRVLMFHHFPDEDIGADCLVRSTDLTYSYERQADDARSPTYSFIESVEQVAYQRNIGGTYDRRSFPPVTFEYAATAVSETIRDVDPDSLDNLPFGLDGRHYQWVDLDGEGLAGILTEQGGSWLYKRNLSPATEREVDGVTITDVCLAPVELVASKPSLGTLRAGGQQLLDLAGDGQLDLVLLPGPAQGFYERTPDGQWTTFRSFQSVPNCDWFDPHLKFIDLTGDGHADLLITEDDVLRWHPSLAEEGFGPASYVRQARDEETGPRLILADGTESIVLADMSGDGLVDIVRIRNGEICYWPNLGYGRFGAKVTMDQSPWFEEPDLFDPLRLRLADIDGSGTTDILYLSEQGVHLYFNQSGNGWAVRQSLKAFPPVDDLAGIMTADLFGNGTACLVWSSPAPGNARRPMRYVDLMGGRKPHVMVRTANNLGAETRIEYAPSTKFYVADRLAGKPWATKIPFPVHCVEKITVADKWRRATFSFTYSYHHGYFDGIEREFRGFGRVEQTDTEDYGAFAGGNVESPYITDTKELYQPPVKTVTWFHTGAFLDRHTVLGHFQDEYFPNWYEALKPDDTTVLGGFRENTLPEPDLIVQDLSADEWRQALRACKGMVLRREIYELDVDKLAVGVHDPVRLFSTAYHNCHIRRVQPAQGNPHAVFLVTECESITYQYELDLTTEILTPDPRVAHTLNLRIDEFGNVQQSVAAVYPRFGRHRDASLPNETEDLVAAIQRERHLVYTETRYTADAQDQDNYRLRLPCEVSRYDVTGITPLNGGYFALGELRSCRLSPGRYQIDPAPGDVEVVEIPYHQVADGTSIQKRLIERLRTLFFETDLATFLPLGGLNSLALKYEDYKLALTDDLLEAVFGTKLAQLAWDGLKDVTMSGYISGQPLGARFPNEAIDGEYWVRSGTAAFSDDAAEHFYLPERYADPFGHVTTLLFDRTYDLFIKSSTDALGNTAAVEAFDYRVLAPSALKDMNDNLTEMRYDILGLPAVMAMKGKGTQGDSLDGITPAVLNPSLDQLIGYFQGAFDNGEARRLLGNATVRYVYHMGEERQGTEVTFAVHPPVAGSIVRERHVAQLGPDEESRLQAAFEYSDGLGALLVTKSQAEPAAGSTVLRWIASGKTVFNNKGKPVKQYEPYFSTSEHRFDDAEAEAEMGVTPIMYYDAVGRLIRTELPDGSFSRVVFSPWHVTAFDRNDTAYDPTGHAHSDWYKRRTDPAHPRFGEFNAVDDRRAADLVKVHAMTPAQVLFDSRGREAMSVAHNAYAYPNGGSSGDERYVTFTKLDAEGKPLWIRDGNRNLVMQYITPPKPGRWSEQPNETVPAGSVPCYDLAGHPLYQHSMDAGDRWTLNDAAGMSLYAWDLNERRESDGSLVVEDRQFHSTYDALHRPSEQWLTVNASQPQLIVRFGYGEREAGAKQANIRGRLYEHIDQSGRQTADAYDFKGNVVTATRQLAAGYREPVIGWQPGSSTAVLEAERFEQRTEYDAVNRITRRYNWHSGTGGLVAVYELTYNERGALQREEIVVRGLKTPDGYQESTQSRRTAAIAGITYNAKGQRERIEYGNGTTTCYDYDAETFRLTQLRTTRPAYDPPFPSRRSQFKNDRVLQNLFYAYDPVGNIMEIEDDAYEPAFFDNQQVDPKSQYVYDALYRLIFAMGRQNGALRGAPANIEPDAPGLSFPVRPTDPHALSAYRQTYRYDPAGNILRLRHDAGLGSWTRDYAYAFEDAAQPASNRLWQTWDGGDRTQAVSYAYDVHGSMQNLANVTPAQYVRWDYRDMIRELEL; encoded by the coding sequence AAGATGACACCGACGTCTCCTGGCGATCGATTTCGAAAGACAACCTCACGACCTGGTACGGGAAAACACCTGAAAGCCGAGTCTTCGACCCTGCCGACCCGTCCCACATCTTCAGCTGGCTTATTTGCGAAAGTCATGACGACAAGGGGCAGGCCATCGTGTACTCGTACAAGCCGGACGACTCGGAGGGCCTCTTGTCCGGCCGGGCGCACGAAAAGAACCGGACGACGGCGATCCGGGGGACGAATCGCTATCTCAAGCGCATCAAGTATGGGAATAGGCGCTCCCGCCTCGTCGAGCCGGATCCGGACCGGTCCCAATGGCTCTTTGAAGTTGTATTCGATTACGGCGAGCATGATTCGGACAGGCCTCAGTCGCTGAATGAGCCCAAGAAGTGGGAGTGCCGGCAGGATCCGTTCTCCACCTACCGCGCCGGCTTCGAAGTGCGCACCTATCGTCTTTGCCAGCGCGTGCTCATGTTTCACCATTTTCCCGACGAAGACATCGGCGCCGATTGTCTCGTCCGTTCCACCGATCTCACCTACTCATATGAACGGCAGGCGGACGACGCTCGCAGTCCCACTTACTCGTTCATCGAGTCCGTGGAGCAGGTGGCCTATCAACGGAACATAGGGGGAACGTACGACCGGCGCTCGTTTCCTCCCGTCACATTTGAGTATGCCGCAACGGCAGTGAGCGAGACGATTCGCGACGTCGATCCGGACAGCCTGGACAATCTTCCGTTCGGTCTGGACGGCCGTCACTATCAATGGGTGGATCTGGACGGCGAAGGGCTCGCCGGTATTCTCACCGAGCAGGGTGGCAGCTGGCTCTACAAGCGGAACCTCAGTCCCGCGACGGAGCGAGAGGTCGACGGCGTGACGATCACGGACGTCTGTCTTGCGCCGGTCGAACTCGTGGCTTCCAAGCCCTCATTGGGGACGCTTCGCGCCGGAGGACAGCAGCTGCTCGATCTCGCGGGCGACGGACAACTCGACCTCGTTCTTCTTCCCGGACCGGCTCAGGGGTTCTACGAGCGAACGCCGGATGGGCAGTGGACGACGTTCAGATCGTTTCAATCGGTTCCGAACTGCGACTGGTTCGATCCGCATCTCAAGTTCATCGATCTGACCGGAGACGGTCATGCGGACCTCCTGATCACCGAAGACGACGTCTTGCGCTGGCATCCCTCGCTGGCCGAGGAGGGATTCGGACCTGCGTCCTACGTGCGGCAGGCGCGCGATGAAGAGACAGGGCCGCGACTCATACTCGCGGACGGCACAGAGTCGATCGTGCTCGCGGACATGTCGGGTGACGGGTTGGTCGATATCGTCCGCATTCGAAACGGAGAAATATGTTACTGGCCGAATCTGGGGTACGGAAGATTTGGCGCCAAGGTCACGATGGATCAGTCGCCTTGGTTCGAGGAGCCGGATCTTTTCGATCCCCTACGCCTCCGCCTGGCGGACATCGATGGATCCGGGACGACGGATATCCTCTATCTGAGCGAACAGGGCGTTCACCTCTATTTCAATCAATCCGGCAACGGATGGGCGGTCAGGCAGTCGTTGAAGGCCTTTCCTCCGGTTGACGATCTTGCAGGGATCATGACGGCGGATCTGTTCGGCAACGGCACCGCATGCCTGGTATGGTCGTCGCCGGCTCCGGGCAATGCGCGCCGGCCGATGCGCTATGTGGACCTCATGGGAGGCCGGAAACCGCACGTCATGGTCCGTACGGCGAATAATCTCGGAGCCGAGACGCGTATCGAATACGCGCCGTCGACCAAGTTTTATGTGGCAGACCGCCTTGCCGGCAAGCCGTGGGCGACGAAAATTCCTTTCCCGGTCCATTGCGTGGAGAAAATCACCGTCGCGGACAAATGGCGCAGGGCCACGTTTTCATTCACCTACAGTTATCACCATGGCTACTTCGACGGCATCGAACGGGAATTTCGCGGATTCGGCCGTGTCGAACAGACGGATACCGAAGACTACGGAGCCTTCGCCGGGGGAAATGTCGAAAGCCCCTACATCACCGACACCAAGGAACTGTATCAGCCGCCGGTCAAGACCGTGACCTGGTTTCATACGGGAGCGTTTCTCGATCGGCATACAGTGCTCGGCCATTTCCAGGACGAATATTTTCCCAACTGGTACGAGGCGCTGAAGCCGGACGACACGACCGTGCTCGGGGGCTTTCGCGAGAACACGCTGCCCGAGCCCGATCTGATCGTCCAGGATCTTTCCGCGGATGAGTGGCGTCAGGCGTTGCGGGCTTGCAAGGGCATGGTGCTCCGGCGGGAAATCTACGAACTCGACGTGGACAAGCTGGCGGTCGGAGTGCATGACCCGGTCAGGTTGTTCTCCACGGCGTACCACAACTGCCATATCCGGCGGGTGCAGCCCGCACAGGGCAATCCCCATGCGGTGTTTCTCGTCACCGAATGCGAGTCCATCACCTATCAATATGAGTTGGACCTGACGACGGAGATCCTGACGCCCGACCCTCGTGTCGCCCATACGCTGAATCTGCGCATCGACGAGTTTGGCAATGTCCAACAGAGCGTCGCGGCCGTGTACCCTCGGTTCGGAAGGCACCGTGACGCTTCGCTGCCGAATGAGACGGAAGACCTGGTTGCTGCCATCCAACGGGAACGGCACCTCGTGTACACCGAGACGCGCTACACAGCGGATGCTCAAGATCAGGACAATTACCGGCTCCGCCTTCCCTGCGAGGTGTCCCGTTACGACGTGACGGGCATCACTCCATTGAACGGAGGTTATTTTGCATTGGGCGAGTTGAGGAGCTGTCGGCTGAGCCCCGGCCGATATCAAATCGACCCCGCTCCGGGAGACGTCGAGGTGGTGGAAATTCCCTACCACCAAGTCGCCGACGGGACATCGATTCAGAAACGGCTGATCGAGCGGCTCCGCACGTTGTTTTTCGAGACGGACCTCGCGACCTTCCTACCTCTCGGCGGGTTGAACAGCCTCGCGTTGAAATATGAGGATTACAAGCTGGCATTGACCGATGACCTGCTCGAGGCCGTCTTCGGAACCAAACTGGCCCAGCTCGCTTGGGACGGTCTCAAAGATGTGACGATGAGCGGATATATCAGCGGGCAGCCGCTTGGCGCTCGCTTTCCGAACGAAGCCATCGACGGGGAATATTGGGTCAGATCCGGGACGGCCGCGTTCTCCGACGATGCGGCCGAACATTTCTACTTGCCCGAGCGTTATGCCGATCCCTTCGGTCACGTCACGACGCTGTTGTTCGATCGGACCTACGATCTGTTCATCAAGTCCAGCACCGATGCGTTGGGTAATACCGCCGCCGTCGAAGCGTTCGATTATCGCGTGCTCGCCCCGTCGGCCTTGAAGGATATGAACGACAATCTGACCGAAATGCGCTACGACATTCTCGGCTTGCCCGCCGTGATGGCGATGAAAGGAAAAGGAACTCAAGGAGACAGTCTGGACGGCATCACCCCCGCGGTCCTCAACCCGTCGCTCGATCAACTCATCGGCTACTTTCAGGGTGCCTTCGACAACGGGGAGGCGCGCCGTCTGCTCGGCAACGCCACCGTACGGTATGTCTACCACATGGGAGAGGAACGGCAAGGCACGGAAGTGACCTTCGCGGTTCATCCGCCGGTTGCCGGGAGTATCGTGCGGGAGCGACATGTTGCGCAACTCGGTCCGGATGAAGAAAGCCGGCTGCAGGCGGCGTTTGAATATTCCGACGGATTGGGTGCGCTGTTGGTTACGAAGTCGCAGGCGGAGCCGGCAGCGGGATCAACGGTCCTGCGCTGGATCGCCTCGGGCAAGACGGTCTTCAACAACAAGGGCAAGCCGGTCAAGCAATACGAGCCGTACTTCAGTACGAGCGAGCATCGATTCGACGACGCCGAGGCTGAAGCTGAAATGGGCGTCACGCCGATCATGTATTACGATGCCGTTGGGCGCCTCATTCGCACCGAACTGCCCGACGGTTCCTTCAGCCGCGTCGTATTCTCTCCCTGGCACGTCACGGCTTTCGATCGCAACGACACGGCCTATGATCCGACGGGACATGCTCACAGCGACTGGTACAAGCGCAGGACGGATCCCGCTCATCCTCGATTCGGCGAATTCAACGCTGTGGACGATCGGCGGGCTGCCGATCTCGTGAAAGTTCATGCCATGACCCCTGCGCAGGTGTTGTTCGACAGTCGGGGGCGCGAAGCGATGTCCGTCGCCCATAATGCCTATGCCTATCCCAACGGAGGTTCGAGCGGAGACGAGCGGTACGTGACCTTCACCAAGCTCGATGCTGAAGGCAAGCCACTCTGGATCAGAGACGGGAACCGAAATCTCGTAATGCAATACATCACGCCTCCGAAACCGGGCCGATGGAGCGAACAGCCGAATGAAACGGTACCTGCCGGCTCCGTGCCCTGCTACGACCTGGCAGGACATCCGCTGTATCAGCACAGCATGGATGCCGGCGATCGATGGACGCTGAACGACGCAGCGGGCATGTCCCTCTATGCCTGGGATCTCAACGAGCGCCGTGAGTCGGACGGCTCTCTCGTCGTGGAGGACCGCCAGTTTCATTCGACGTACGACGCGCTCCATCGGCCGTCCGAACAATGGCTGACGGTCAACGCGTCTCAGCCCCAATTGATCGTACGGTTTGGTTACGGAGAACGTGAAGCCGGCGCGAAGCAGGCCAATATACGCGGCCGGCTTTATGAGCACATTGATCAAAGCGGCCGCCAGACGGCCGATGCCTACGATTTCAAGGGAAACGTCGTGACGGCTACGCGACAACTCGCCGCAGGCTATCGCGAGCCGGTCATCGGATGGCAACCGGGCAGTTCGACCGCCGTCTTGGAGGCGGAGCGGTTCGAGCAGCGGACCGAATACGACGCGGTGAATCGCATCACTCGCCGCTATAACTGGCATTCGGGCACCGGCGGCCTCGTCGCCGTATATGAACTCACGTACAACGAGCGCGGCGCGCTTCAACGGGAAGAAATCGTCGTTCGCGGGCTGAAGACGCCGGATGGGTATCAGGAAAGCACGCAGAGCCGCAGGACGGCGGCGATTGCCGGCATTACCTACAATGCCAAAGGCCAACGAGAGCGAATCGAGTATGGGAACGGGACGACCACGTGCTACGACTATGATGCTGAAACGTTCCGGCTGACCCAGTTGCGCACGACGAGGCCGGCATACGATCCACCGTTCCCGAGCCGCCGGTCGCAATTCAAGAACGACCGAGTGCTCCAGAACCTGTTCTACGCCTACGATCCCGTCGGCAACATCATGGAAATCGAAGATGATGCGTATGAACCGGCGTTCTTCGACAACCAGCAGGTCGATCCCAAGAGCCAGTATGTCTACGATGCGCTATACCGGTTGATTTTTGCGATGGGGCGCCAGAACGGAGCCTTGCGCGGTGCGCCGGCGAATATCGAGCCGGATGCCCCCGGCCTGTCATTTCCAGTTCGCCCGACGGATCCGCACGCACTGAGCGCCTACAGGCAGACGTATCGCTATGACCCCGCTGGGAACATCCTTCGCCTCCGCCATGACGCAGGCCTCGGCAGTTGGACGCGGGACTACGCCTATGCATTTGAGGATGCGGCGCAGCCGGCGAGCAACCGCCTCTGGCAAACGTGGGACGGCGGCGACAGAACGCAGGCGGTCTCCTATGCCTACGACGTTCACGGCAGCATGCAGAACTTGGCCAACGTGACGCCGGCTCAGTACGTTCGCTGGGACTATCGCGACATGATACGCGAGTTGGAACTATGA